The following coding sequences are from one Triticum dicoccoides isolate Atlit2015 ecotype Zavitan chromosome 4A, WEW_v2.0, whole genome shotgun sequence window:
- the LOC119287100 gene encoding pentatricopeptide repeat-containing protein At2g01860-like: MSSLASRPPLSALPDGVSLAPALVKKTVGAKFLRSSSSFGRRFTARVSCARPSSRGLAKECKQQAYEEDAAADHEDGTLEWGKDEVEAISALFARPMRWRPVKPPNPAAQRPLPLPLPHKTGPPVTPTPTQHIRLASRSSFSDKVRKNPEVLVGIAKEIAALPPESDVCKVLDRWVHFLRKGSLSMTIRELGHMGLPERALQTLCWAQGQKAVPLFPDDQILASTVEVLARFDELKMESALEECVPSASRAVLEAMASGFIRAGKVGLARKLLELARMNKRTLHPSIYAKLILEVARTPEGYGLTAALLDELGERPDFDLRLQDCTAVMKVCIKLRRYAAVESLFSWFRGSGRDPTAVMYTTVIHSRSRDGRHREALALVWEMEQANCLLDLPAYRVIVKLCVALHDLERTFRYLSRLKEAGFVPTRDIYCNVIEGYAAAGRMAKRRQLIREAESTGVLLDRRLVSSLSEMGGGRS; encoded by the coding sequence ATGTCATCTCTGGCGAGCCGGCCGCCTCTCTCCGCGCTGCCAGACGGCGTTTCCCTGGCACCGGCATTGGTGAAGAAGACCGTCGGCGCCAAGTTCCTTCGCAGCAGCAGCAGCTTTGGCCGTCGGTTTACTGCTCGGGTCTCTTGCGCGCGGCCATCCAGCAGAGGTCTCGCCAAGGAATGTAAGCAGCAGGCGTATGAAGAGGACGCCGCTGCGGATCATGAAGATGGGACTTTGGAATGGGGCAAGGACGAGGTTGAAGCCATCTCGGCGCTGTTTGCCCGTCCGATGCGCTGGAGGCCGGTGAAGCCGCCAAACCCGGCGGCACAGCGGCCTCTCCCACTGCCGCTGCCCCACAAGACGGGGCCGCCCGTCACTCCGACACCGACGCAGCACATCCGGCTGGCATCCCGCTCCTCGTTCAGCGACAAGGTGCGCAAGAACCCCGAGGTCCTCGTCGGGATTGCCAAGGAGATCGCCGCGCTCCCGCCGGAGTCCGATGTGTGCAAAGTGCTGGACCGTTGGGTCCACTTCCTCCGGAAAGGCTCCCTGTCCATGACCATCCGGGAGCTCGGGCACATGGGACTTCCCGAGAGGGCGCTCCAGACGCTGTGTTGGGCACAGGGGCAGAAGGCGGTGCCTCTGTTCCCTGATGACCAGATCCTCGCTTCGACCGTCGAGGTTTTGGCGCGCTTCGACGAGCTGAAGATGGAGTCCGCACTTGAGGAGTGCGTCCCCTCGGCGAGCCGCGCTGTCCTCGAAGCCATGGCGAGTGGGTTCATCAGGGCAGGCAAAGTAGGCCTAGCACGCAAGCTCCTTGAACTTGCCAGGATGAACAAGAGGACACTGCACCCGAGCATCTATGCGAAGCTGATTCTGGAGGTTGCCCGGACACCTGAAGGCTACGGACTCACTGCTGCTCTGCTCGACGAGCTCGGTGAGAGGCCGGACTTTGACCTGCGACTGCAGGACTGCACGGCTGTGATGAAGGTCTGCATAAAGCTCAGGCGGTATGCAGCCGTGGAGAGCCTGTTCAGCTGGTTCAGAGGGTCTGGCAGGGACCCAACTGCGGTGATGTACACGACAGTGATCCACAGCCGCTCCCGTGACGGGAGACACCGGGAGGCGTTGGCCCTGGTTTGGGAAATGGAGCAGGCAAACTGTCTTCTTGACCTGCCGGCGTACCGGGTCATTGTGAAGCTGTGTGTGGCATTGCATGATCTGGAAAGGACTTTTCGGTACCTTTCGAGGTTGAAGGAGGCTGGGTTCGTTCCGACCAGAGACATATACTGTAATGTGATTGAAGGCTATGCCGCAGCGGGGAGGATGGCCAAGCGCCGGCAGCTGATCAGGGAGGCTGAGTCAACCGGCGTGTTGCTGGACAGGAGGCTGGTTTCAAGCTTGTCTGAGATGGGTGGTGGACGTTCTTGA